The following proteins are encoded in a genomic region of Necator americanus strain Aroian chromosome II, whole genome shotgun sequence:
- a CDS encoding hypothetical protein (NECATOR_CHRII.G5357.T1), with translation MQTASDTIKSTRNLQGRIDCVPRADVVFIRFESEPDDPWAIDQIDVDVRFQLGPTAEHWHHWHFEHAVLLPCISWLKNSKTYQIGPRNGLFIEHQYLYSPKAGERIRDWV, from the exons ATGCAAACTGCTTCAGATACTATAAAATCTACTAGAAACCTTCAGGGAAGGATTGACTGCGTCCCCAGAGCTGATGTGGTGTTTATTCGCTTCGAAAGCGAGCCGGATGACCCGTGGGCTATTGATCAGATCGATGTAGATGTACGTTTTCAACTGGGCCCGACTGCGGAACACTG GCATCACTGGCATTTTGAACACGCAGTTCTGTTACCTTGTATATCATGGctgaagaattcaaaaacatATCAGATAGGACCTCGAAACGGTCTGTTCATTGAACATCAGTACCTGTACTCTCCAAAAGCGGGAGAGAGAATTCGAGATTGGGTTTAA